One part of the Halobacteria archaeon AArc-dxtr1 genome encodes these proteins:
- a CDS encoding metal ABC transporter permease, producing the protein MSDTDTADGSDPIAETDRSDVQRASRFPTTDTRERVELFGLAVVGALAAVMIAFLALDWLRLYPYADAHPVIESVYAATGLDPAAGIAFEQLLIAGAWIDYALGVDALRHPFIWRSVATGVLIGVVAPLVGSYLVHREMALIGETLAHTAFAGVAVGLLIIGVTGWEGSLLLVALVVAVLGALGVQWLADRTRTYGDVPIAIVLTGSFAVGTLLISWGRGVTTIATDIEAFLFGNITVVTPSGARLMAVLSVVVVAIVVLSYKQLLFITFDEQAARVARLDVDRYNTLLVVMTAVVVVGAMQILGVILVAGMLVIPVAAATQIARSFRETLYLSILIGQFAVLAGFAFALRASLPTGGSIIVAAITCYLLAIAASGRFAPLSTR; encoded by the coding sequence ATGAGCGACACAGACACTGCCGACGGCTCAGACCCCATCGCTGAGACAGATCGAAGCGACGTCCAGCGTGCGAGTCGGTTTCCGACCACCGACACCAGAGAACGCGTCGAACTGTTCGGACTCGCCGTCGTCGGCGCCCTCGCAGCCGTCATGATCGCGTTTCTCGCCCTCGACTGGCTCCGACTCTACCCCTACGCCGATGCGCATCCAGTGATCGAATCGGTGTACGCAGCGACAGGACTCGACCCTGCCGCCGGAATCGCGTTCGAGCAGCTACTCATCGCCGGTGCATGGATCGACTACGCGCTGGGAGTCGACGCCTTGCGCCACCCGTTTATCTGGCGGTCGGTGGCGACGGGGGTGCTCATCGGCGTCGTCGCGCCACTAGTCGGCTCCTATCTCGTTCACCGGGAGATGGCGCTGATCGGCGAAACGCTCGCTCACACGGCGTTCGCCGGCGTCGCCGTCGGGCTGTTGATCATCGGCGTCACCGGCTGGGAAGGCTCGCTGTTGCTCGTCGCGCTCGTCGTCGCCGTCCTTGGAGCGCTCGGCGTCCAGTGGCTCGCCGATCGAACCCGGACCTACGGCGACGTGCCAATCGCCATCGTTCTGACCGGGAGCTTCGCCGTCGGGACGTTGCTCATCAGCTGGGGGCGTGGGGTCACCACGATTGCCACCGATATCGAGGCATTCCTCTTTGGGAACATCACGGTTGTCACACCCAGCGGCGCGCGCCTGATGGCTGTCCTGAGCGTGGTCGTGGTCGCTATCGTCGTCCTCAGCTACAAACAGCTGCTGTTCATCACGTTCGACGAACAGGCAGCCAGAGTCGCCCGGCTCGACGTCGACCGATATAACACCTTACTGGTCGTGATGACGGCTGTCGTCGTCGTTGGTGCCATGCAGATTCTTGGCGTGATCCTCGTTGCCGGCATGCTCGTCATCCCCGTGGCCGCCGCCACGCAGATCGCACGCAGCTTCCGTGAGACGCTGTATCTCTCGATTCTGATCGGTCAGTTCGCGGTCCTCGCTGGATTCGCGTTCGCGTTGCGCGCAAGCCTTCCGACCGGAGGCTCGATCATCGTCGCCGCAATCACCTGTTACCTCCTCGCGATCGCGGCGTCGGGTCGGTTCGCACCGCTTTCGACACGATAA